The nucleotide window caGAGAAAGTACTACAGTTACTACTGCTAACTGTAATAACAAGAGGTCACTCTTGGACATTACAAGCAAAACTGAACTTCTCTCTCCATTTATTTCACTGACTGAACATATTAGGTAACTACAGTATACTAATTCATAGTATAAATAGCCACCCCACACATATATGctgcacatgtgcatatgtatagctatatatatagcaaaaataaataaaccacacAAGCTCAAGAGAAATAAGGAGGCTTCATATcaacagtgtttttattataattgttaaCTGGAGTTGGACAGAAGTGAACATAAAAAGAGGTAATGTATTAACACACAACTCAATCTTCAAAATCATACTGAAAATAATAGTGTAATGAGGATTACAGCAGTGAAAGGTACAAAGCTTGGCGTACATGATCTGGACACTGAAAAGAAGAGAATCCATTTGCTAGTGGAAGGTGAAATTCAACTGACGACCGTGAAAGTGCTCAACTCTGCACAGAgtatgtatattatatacatgGTTGACTGGAAGTATGCTGATACTCCAGTACAATCAAGTAACTTGGATCTGTGTTCTGGTATTGACAGGAGATGGCAGTCCTTTGTGCGGCCAGCAATCCCATACAGAAGTGCAGTGTAGCTTTACTCTTACATAAAGTACTCAATGAGTGCAGCATTGCCACATGTATTCATTGCCAGACTGAAGTGGCATTATTGAACAGTGGAGTTAATTTTCCCTTCATCCCAGCTTTTCTTTTATAACTTTGTATGGTCGAGACTGAATCTTCAGCAGGTTCATTTAGTCTGAAAGTGTGGCCTCTAACAAggtgttgttttgaaaaaaactgtctgcCATTTCACCATTTCAAAATGACTCCCAGCTTCTTTCACTGTGAAATTATACAATTGAAAATTTATTCCACAAAATACAATCCAAATCCAGCTCCTTCCCTATCTGAATCACAAGTCAATATGGATTTGAAAAGATTACAGGCAGGTGACCAAACAATCAAACTTGATAACAATATACAAAACTAAGATTCTACcaatgaaagaaaagaggatATTGTCTTGATATATAGTCTGATACACAGGACAATTAAACAAATCTATTGGTTAGGGAagaaaaataacttaaaatcGTTTCTGTGCCCCCTTGTGGTCTTTCTACTTCCGGTCACAGGTCAGACAGAAAAGGGTAGATTCACAGAGGGGCAATACATTCATCCGAGGACAAatcagcagccattttgtttgaaCCAGAAATGGAACTCCTAACTGACATGTCATATTCAGTTATAACACAAATATCTCCATTCAAGTGCCTTTTTGAGTTCTATTTCCAGCCTTACCTATTTCAAATTGCATTTATCCTTAATAAGCGATCACCCCTTTGTAAGCGTACTCTTAGAGCTTGGATGAGCAATTACTATCGGGACTATTGGAACAGTCCACAACTGAAAAGAATGTGGGTCTTTCAGCAGGGTTTCCAGTTTATAGTAGAGGCTATTAAAGGGATACTGTGGATTTGACTGTTAAGGCCAAAACACTGGTGTTTGGGTGTGTATGCGGTGGGGCCGGGGGTTACAGGGGTAATTTCTTGGTGGGCTTAGGGTGGGTTCTCGACTTTTCTTCACTTTGTTGCTcttcttgcttttgttttttttccccccatctctACGCCTCAAGCTCAAAGCCCAATCCAACCTTATGTCCCCCAGTATTGAAGTTCTTGCCATCGATCAGGGCAGAGACAGTGAGCTTCActcctgaagagagagaggggtggggtaAGAGAGACACATTGAGGGAgacacattaataataaatggcTGCTATTTTAAAACAACTACAATTTCTCATCAATTTAAGCTGGGGCTATGGTGGATGACTTTGGTGGGCACACTTAGTTATTAGTGAAGGtgcaccatctagtggtaatACAAGAGTACTCATTTTGACTTAATGGGAAACTCCTcagtgagagagcaagagataATAAGCAGCCTTAGAAATGGTATTAACAGTGAAAAAAGGAACCTTGTTACATGGGGGGAGGTGTTGATTTAAACACTACAAGCACCCACCAAATCAATGGTACTTAAAAGGTTAAACATTCTTGGTACATACAGCAATACTTTGTTCTCACAGAATCACAAGTCCCTTCAAGGTAACACTTTATTATTAGATATGTTTTACATCCAAAGGTAGCCCTTGCTCGCACATTATCACAACATATAGTTTGTACAgacatcattaaaacaaattgtttaTCCACATATATACATTAACACAACACATGGCCATATATAGACAAGCACTGAAGAATTaaatatagtaaaaataaacaggttGCTGATATTAGTTGTGGTAAGCACTACAGTGAAGTGTGATTCAGTGAAAGGAAGAATGCATGTACTGATTTAATGTGAATACATTCCATTCTAAAATTTCCAGAGACAACCTCCTTCAGTTTTTCATCTACTTCTCATTTACGCAATGGTTGTTACGCAAAAGTCACTGTTATACATGCAAAGGTATTCAGGAGGTaggagaggaggcaggaagTTACCTGGTCGCAGGCTCTGTGTGTATCCTACTCCAACCAGGCTGGCATTGTTCACTTTGGCCTGTGAAGGGTGATGGGTTATACACAGCTTAGACATCTAATTCACACCATGCCATCATGAAGCACGCTAATCGGGAATCTGACACAGAACAGGGTCTGCTGAAGAGCTGGATATCCTACTCTGGATGCACAAAATACTCATCTCAGTTGTAGCTAAACTACTGACTCACTGCTGAATGCATTACTGAAAATCTAAAAATTTAGTTTATAAACGCATTAAAAAGCAAGGAACTGGTCCCACAGCACTGTGGATCTAGGACACCAGGTTCTGCGAACCTTGCTGTTCAGTGATGGTGAGTGGAGGGGGCAGGGCTGTCACTCACCGATAGAGAGGCATCCTTATCCAGCTGGTATTTGGCTGCAATCCCGAATCGCGTGTTGTTGCTGCCTGCAGTCCAGGCCAGAGTGACAGCCGTCTCCAGCTGATCGTTCACCTTCTGGTAGATGGAGCCCCCAAACTCGGTTCCATCATTCCTGAAACAGAAGCAACTTCAGCGTGCAAGCTCCTGGTGGCCagtgtgacatcagcagaaTATGCCCCTTCCTATTCTTATAAACCATGGGGCACTATGCCATTATAAATGAGTGATCAATAAACAACTGTTTACAATGTAATTTGCTTAATGTCCTTTTGCTGCGCAcaattaatatgtaatattaagtAGGCTGTAGTTTTAACAAGGGTTAGTTCTACCCAGTGGCATTGCTACATGACAGAATTatattttatcaattttattttacattttacagttaaattacGGAAAACTAATGACATcacattttgttaatgttttactttaataCTTTACTactattacaatattacatggCAATGCACTGTATTACTGTTTTCAATAACCATATATATACTTAGTGTGCCTGAccacaaaaacagtttttctgCTTTGTCCTCTCAATGagaatacatttattataacactGTTAAAATTCTTGTTCACAAAGATATTTTTTTGGCACGTTTGTGCGGAATTAGTCAAGACAAACTTGTTTGCAATAGTAATGCCTTGTAACAGTGAAATAATCTCAACCAGCAGGTGCTGAGCACTGTATTGTAGCCTATCCACTGTTAGGTTCACATCTTATGTATGCTAAAGGTTCACATCTTATGTACTTACACATTGGTGTGCAGTTGGAAGTCCCCTGCCTTGTAACCCAGAGCGAAGTTGTTCTGGGCCAGCTTCGATTTGGCCGTGTCAAAGGCCATTTGGTAGCCGGCCAACCAGCCCTCGTAGCCCAGCACGGCGGCCGTGTGTATAGTTGGGCCAGCAAGGTCGAAGTCGATGTCACAGCCGAGGTTGACATAGTCACGCTTGTAGCTACTCTTCAGctttccactcttcttgctgTAGA belongs to Megalops cyprinoides isolate fMegCyp1 chromosome 5, fMegCyp1.pri, whole genome shotgun sequence and includes:
- the LOC118777937 gene encoding voltage-dependent anion-selective channel protein 2-like isoform X2; the encoded protein is MVVPPAYADLGKSAKDIFSKGYGFGVVKLDLKTKSQNGVEFSTSGSSNTDTGKAGGHLETKYKVKDLGLTFNQKWNTDNTLATEVTMEDQLAQGLKLSLDTSFVPNTGKKSGKLKSSYKRDYVNLGCDIDFDLAGPTIHTAAVLGYEGWLAGYQMAFDTAKSKLAQNNFALGYKAGDFQLHTNVNDGTEFGGSIYQKVNDQLETAVTLAWTAGSNNTRFGIAAKYQLDKDASLSAKVNNASLVGVGYTQSLRPGVKLTVSALIDGKNFNTGGHKVGLGFELEA
- the LOC118777937 gene encoding voltage-dependent anion-selective channel protein 2-like isoform X1; translated protein: MVVPPAYADLGKSAKDIFSKGYGFGVVKLDLKTKSQNGVMEFSTSGSSNTDTGKAGGHLETKYKVKDLGLTFNQKWNTDNTLATEVTMEDQLAQGLKLSLDTSFVPNTGKKSGKLKSSYKRDYVNLGCDIDFDLAGPTIHTAAVLGYEGWLAGYQMAFDTAKSKLAQNNFALGYKAGDFQLHTNVNDGTEFGGSIYQKVNDQLETAVTLAWTAGSNNTRFGIAAKYQLDKDASLSAKVNNASLVGVGYTQSLRPGVKLTVSALIDGKNFNTGGHKVGLGFELEA